From Halotia branconii CENA392, the proteins below share one genomic window:
- a CDS encoding glycosyltransferase family 2 protein encodes MQTEILKNGNIFGDNANDHVIVSVVIPTRNRPKIVSRAVKSALAQTLQAIEVIVIIDGPDEETVKSLSQIADSRLKVIELLENVGASEARNVGVREAQSTWIAFLDDDDEWLPRKLKLQLELAEHSQFKLPVVSSRFIALTSKGELIWPRRLIAPAEPLSNYLFARNSLFAGEGFMHTSTFFTKKELLIKVPFNNKKYKHEDWEWLLQVSNLENVGIEFVSEPTAYWHSDIGRQRLSNMGDWQYSLEWIRSVQHLVTSKAYSGFIMTIVSHEASIRKDWSAFWILLRESIKLGKPRLIDYLLYMVIWLLPQDLRQQIRALAKRFKSK; translated from the coding sequence ATGCAAACAGAAATACTAAAAAACGGTAATATTTTCGGGGATAATGCAAACGACCATGTAATAGTTAGTGTTGTTATTCCTACTAGAAATAGACCAAAAATTGTAAGTAGGGCTGTGAAAAGTGCATTAGCACAAACACTGCAAGCAATTGAAGTGATTGTAATTATAGATGGTCCTGATGAAGAAACAGTTAAGTCATTATCCCAAATAGCTGATTCTAGGTTGAAAGTGATAGAACTACTAGAAAATGTGGGAGCTTCAGAGGCTAGGAATGTTGGTGTTAGAGAGGCTCAATCCACATGGATAGCCTTTTTGGATGATGATGACGAATGGTTGCCTCGAAAACTTAAACTTCAACTTGAATTAGCAGAACATTCACAGTTTAAACTTCCTGTTGTATCTAGCCGCTTTATTGCATTGACCTCAAAAGGTGAATTAATCTGGCCAAGAAGACTAATAGCCCCTGCTGAACCCTTAAGTAACTATCTTTTTGCACGCAATTCTCTATTTGCTGGAGAAGGCTTTATGCATACTTCGACCTTTTTTACTAAAAAAGAACTATTAATAAAAGTTCCTTTCAACAACAAAAAGTACAAACATGAGGATTGGGAATGGCTTCTTCAAGTTAGTAATCTAGAAAATGTTGGCATAGAATTTGTATCTGAACCTACAGCATACTGGCATTCAGATATTGGCCGTCAACGATTAAGCAATATGGGTGACTGGCAATACTCTTTAGAATGGATTAGATCAGTTCAACATTTAGTTACATCAAAAGCATATTCAGGCTTCATTATGACTATTGTCAGTCACGAAGCTTCTATTAGAAAAGACTGGTCAGCCTTTTGGATATTATTGCGGGAATCTATAAAATTAGGCAAACCTAGACTGATAGATTATCTACTATATATGGTAATTTGGTTACTTCCTCAAGATTTACGGCAACAAATTCGTGCTTTGGCTAAGCGCTTTAAATCTAAATAA
- a CDS encoding O-antigen ligase family protein, giving the protein MLYTGGPLTVLVKGGVSEGEVESAGDTAIVQLTFILIYVITFFLLAIRWKKTVYVLTKNQNIVLLTGIAAFSLLWSVDPTITFTRIVALIGTTLFGVYLSVSYNSLEKHLLIVSFTFGLIVIVSLIFSVVLPKYGVMSGIHAGSWRGIYVHKNAFGKWMVLSAIICLLKCLKVDKKYFIWEAALGLSIFMLVLSRSSAAIIVFLDMIIIFSLLNVLRLQYDLIVPIIAFMMLVTSITTLWAVDNANEILGVFGKDTTFTGRTDLWELLIDMALRRPWLGYGYGAFWGLNSASEEVWRAIPWHPPNAHNGYIDILLNIGFIGLFIFAIGFIRNLAISLMLVRQYKTPEVLFPCMLISYFAISNFSESGLMVQNDFGWVIYVSLSYLLSASLNNKNHKSLTINHY; this is encoded by the coding sequence ATGCTTTATACAGGTGGTCCACTGACTGTTCTTGTTAAGGGTGGTGTAAGTGAGGGAGAAGTAGAATCTGCCGGAGATACTGCCATTGTCCAATTAACATTTATATTAATTTACGTTATTACTTTTTTTCTCCTAGCTATCCGTTGGAAAAAGACTGTTTATGTATTAACTAAAAATCAAAATATTGTTTTATTAACTGGGATTGCAGCTTTTTCTCTCCTATGGTCTGTTGATCCAACTATAACTTTTACACGTATTGTTGCACTTATAGGAACAACCTTATTTGGTGTTTATTTATCTGTTAGCTATAACAGTTTAGAAAAGCATTTATTAATAGTTAGCTTCACGTTTGGACTCATTGTAATTGTAAGTCTTATATTTTCTGTAGTATTGCCCAAGTATGGTGTCATGTCAGGTATCCACGCTGGCAGTTGGCGCGGCATTTACGTTCACAAAAATGCTTTTGGAAAGTGGATGGTTTTAAGCGCTATCATCTGTTTATTAAAATGTCTTAAAGTTGATAAAAAATACTTTATTTGGGAGGCAGCTTTAGGTTTATCAATTTTCATGTTAGTTCTTTCGAGATCTTCCGCAGCTATAATAGTTTTTTTAGATATGATTATCATATTTTCTCTCTTAAATGTCCTGCGGTTACAATATGATTTAATAGTGCCTATTATTGCTTTTATGATGTTAGTAACATCAATAACTACTTTATGGGCTGTAGATAATGCAAATGAAATATTAGGAGTCTTTGGTAAAGATACAACTTTCACTGGTCGTACTGATTTGTGGGAATTATTAATAGATATGGCATTACGTCGGCCTTGGTTAGGCTATGGATATGGTGCATTTTGGGGGTTGAACAGTGCTTCTGAAGAAGTATGGAGAGCTATTCCTTGGCATCCTCCAAATGCACATAATGGTTATATTGATATTTTGCTTAATATTGGTTTTATAGGATTATTCATCTTTGCCATTGGATTCATCAGAAATTTAGCAATTTCATTAATGTTAGTACGCCAATATAAGACACCCGAAGTGCTTTTCCCCTGTATGTTAATCTCATATTTTGCAATATCTAATTTCAGTGAGAGTGGACTAATGGTGCAAAATGATTTTGGTTGGGTAATTTATGTATCTTTGTCTTATTTGCTATCTGCATCATTGAATAATAAAAATCATAAGAGTCTCACAATAAATCATTATTGA
- a CDS encoding glycosyltransferase family 2 protein — MLVFIIPIKSSKVAKSWTELSKMFERCLQSICNQTSSEFHVMVVCHEKPQINFYHPQVQYIEVNFPIPSSDYTEKMEDRAQKVAAGLLAAQDLQPSHIMSVDADDCISNRLAAFVNQNKQSNGWYMETGYEYEEESSKIIVKKENFYKVCGTSNIINYRLLTLPEKTLPYGQLTGYDRFLSGHPLAKGDLAARGTPIQPLPFPGTIYVRDKIGESVSLQEPLVAKLKRNPKEAFRGIKKLILAPFNEQKLTDELRAEFHLYPLL, encoded by the coding sequence ATGTTAGTTTTTATTATTCCGATTAAAAGTTCTAAAGTAGCAAAATCATGGACAGAACTATCTAAAATGTTTGAAAGATGTCTACAGTCTATCTGTAATCAAACCTCTTCAGAGTTTCATGTTATGGTAGTCTGCCATGAAAAACCTCAAATTAATTTTTATCATCCTCAAGTTCAATATATAGAAGTTAATTTTCCTATTCCTAGTTCGGACTACACCGAAAAGATGGAAGATAGAGCACAAAAAGTTGCTGCTGGACTATTAGCTGCTCAAGACCTTCAGCCATCACACATTATGAGTGTAGATGCTGATGACTGTATCAGTAATCGATTAGCAGCTTTTGTTAATCAAAATAAGCAAAGTAATGGTTGGTATATGGAGACTGGTTATGAATATGAAGAGGAAAGCAGCAAAATCATAGTTAAGAAAGAAAACTTTTATAAAGTGTGTGGAACTTCTAACATTATCAATTACCGTCTGTTGACTCTTCCAGAGAAAACACTGCCCTATGGACAGTTGACTGGTTATGATAGATTTTTATCAGGACATCCTCTGGCTAAAGGAGATTTAGCAGCACGCGGAACGCCTATTCAACCATTACCTTTTCCAGGCACAATTTATGTTAGAGATAAAATAGGCGAAAGTGTTTCCTTGCAGGAACCACTTGTTGCCAAATTAAAACGTAATCCTAAAGAAGCTTTTCGAGGCATAAAAAAACTTATTCTTGCCCCGTTTAATGAACAGAAACTTACCGATGAACTTCGTGCTGAATTTCATCTTTATCCTTTGTTGTAG